A region from the Salidesulfovibrio onnuriiensis genome encodes:
- a CDS encoding LysE family translocator, producing MLNYPFLLYVFAVTSTPGPGNLAHMAVGQTLGLRKALPFWAGTATGLVFTNIALAFGLGELLMASETAFTVIRVCGTAYILYLAWKVVRMNINPPDASERSFAFRDGLLIHPLNPKGWAVSVVGFAQFSNPDLPLTPQFLAFAATYTVSLVFFHGLWCVAGASLVRLLRSDRVRVAVNCTVALVMVGATLRALMG from the coding sequence ATGTTGAATTACCCGTTCCTGCTTTACGTTTTCGCCGTCACCAGCACGCCCGGCCCGGGCAACCTCGCCCACATGGCCGTGGGCCAGACCCTGGGCCTGCGCAAAGCCCTGCCGTTCTGGGCCGGGACCGCCACCGGGCTCGTGTTCACCAACATCGCGCTGGCCTTCGGACTGGGCGAACTGCTCATGGCCTCGGAGACCGCCTTCACGGTCATCCGGGTCTGCGGCACGGCCTACATCCTGTACCTGGCCTGGAAGGTGGTGCGCATGAACATCAATCCGCCCGACGCATCCGAGCGCAGCTTCGCCTTTCGCGACGGGCTGCTCATCCATCCGCTCAATCCCAAGGGCTGGGCCGTTTCCGTGGTGGGCTTCGCCCAGTTCAGCAATCCCGACCTGCCCCTGACTCCCCAGTTCCTGGCCTTTGCCGCCACGTACACGGTCTCCCTGGTCTTCTTCCACGGCCTGTGGTGCGTGGCCGGGGCCTCCCTGGTGCGGCTGCTGCGCTCGGACCGCGTTCGCGTGGCGGTCAACTGCACGGTGGCCCTGGTCATGGTCGGCGCTACTCTGCGGGCGCTTATGGGGTAG